The DNA region CCGCCAAGCAGAAACTGGTCATCCCTAAACGCACCCGAGAAGCCCTCGAACACCACTACGCGGCGCGTGCCCAGGCCCGAGCTGCTGCGACACGCAGGAAAGCATCAGCACCGAAGGACACTTGACATCCACAAGGGCACCAAGTGGGCCGAGCGAGCAATCCTCCCTCGCGCACCACCGCTACCCCGCCTTGAAGCGCGTCTCCTTACCTGAAGATCTACCGCCGTGCGGTGTGTTCGCCGCTCTGTGGCCCCCGTGCGCGCAGGGCGCGCGACGATGAAGTGTGATGTCGAGGAATGAGCCTGCCGGAGGAGCCGTGGAAAGAAGCGTGATTGGCGCTGACCATGTACACACCGCAGCCACGGTCCGCAGTCGGCAACGCACGTTCGTGCCACCGTCCGAGTCGTACCTGCCGTACGCCCAGGCCCAGGACGACACTGCCGTGCTGGACCAGTTGTTCTACGCGACGGTGGACGAATGCCCTGACCCCAACTGCCGCCCTCTGCTGCTCGACCGCGTTGCAGCCGATGTAGAGGCGACTCGCAAGCTGGTGGACTGGGCCTGCCATATCGCCTCCGAGATGTACTGCGAGCTTCCCGCGGAGCTCGTGGACGAAGAAGTGGCAGCAGACACCGTCTTTCACCCCTCGCCCTTCTTCTGCCGACTTGCCGCGGAGTACCACAACCCCGGGTCGGCCTTCAACGCCGTGTACGCCACGTACGGAACCGACCAGCGCCGTCAGGTGGCAGACAACGCCGTCGTCCTGGTCGACGGATTCCAGGTGTGGTGGACCGACTTCCTCTACCAGTGACCTCCCCTCCCGCACCTGCGGGAAGATGGCCGCCGAACGCCCCCTTCTGCGCGAGTTGAGGTTGCACGCGATGTCCACCAGCCCCGAGCCCGCTGCGGTGACGCCCCAGACCACCCACGCTCCTCGCCGTACGCTGCGCCCCGATCAGCAGCAGGCGGTGGACAGCGGGGTCCGCGGGCTCAAGAGGCCGGGTTCGCGTGGGCACATGGTGTCCGCGTGCGGTACGGGCAAGACGTTGATCGCGCTACGGACGGCCGAGGCACTGGACATCCGGTTTCTGCTGGTGGTGGTACCCAGCCGGGATCTGATCGGGCAGTGGGCGGCCGCGGCCCGCGCGGACGGGCGCACCGAAGCACTGATGGCGGTCTCCTCACTGAACGCGGACAAGCACCCCGTGCTCGCCGAGACAGGAGCGAGCAGTACAGGGTCGGGGGAGTACCTGGCGTACTGGCTGGCCCAACGAGCCAAGAAGAACGAGAGAGCGACCGTGTTCGTGACCCTCGATTCCCTGGTGCGGATCGAGGAAATCCAGCACTCCCTCTTCCCCGCTCCGGCCTTCGATCTCACGGTCATCGACGAGGCACACCGCACCGCCGGGTCCTGGGACAAGGAGTGGACGATGGTCCACGATTCCTGCCGGATCCGCACGGAGCGCCGCCTGTATCTGACCGCGACGCCGTACGAGTGGGAGGCGCCGCGCCTGGCCGAGGCCCCGGATGCCCGCCCGCGCCCGAAGCGGACCGCGTCGACCGTACCGGCATGGGAGTCTCCGTCCCTGATCGCCTCGATGGACGATCTGAAGGTGTTCGGCCCGCGCCTGCACACCTACTCCCACGCCGAGGCGATTGAGGACGGGGTCCTGGCCGACTACCAGCTCCTGGTCCCCACCATTACCGACACCGACCTGCGCACCGTCCTGACCGACCCCGACCGCGCGCATACCGGCTTCACCCCGACCGCGCGCCGGACGACCGCCCTGCACCTGGCCGTCCTCAAAGCGATGACCGAGCACGACCTCAAGCACGTGATCGTCTACTTCCAACAGGTTGCCGACGCCGAAGACTTCGCCCGCCAATTCGGCCACACCCTGCGCACCCTCCCACTCGACCAACGCCCCTCCTGGACCGCGAAGCTCTCCGTTTCCTCGATCAACGGCAACCACACCCCCCACCAGCGCGCGCAACTCCTCGACCGCTTCGCGAACGCCGACCGCGCTGTGATCACCAACGCCCAGGTCCTCTCCGAGGGCATCGACCTGCCGGCCGTCGACGCCATCGTCTTCGCCTCCCGCACCGAGAGCGTGCGCCGCATCGTCCAGGCCCTGGGCCGCGCCTTGCGTAAACCCCCCACCACCGACGTGAAGATGGCGAGCCTGATCATCCCCGCCTACATCCCACCCGACTCCGACCCCACCGACCTCCTCGACACCCCCTTCGAAGCCCTCTGGCTGATCACCGCCGCGCTACGTCATCACGACCAGACCATCGCCGCCCGCGCCCCCCGCAAGACCACCGCGCACCGCCTGGACGAGATCACCCACCGCCTGCTCACCCGCCGGTTCCGCTTCGACTTCACCCTCGACCCCAGCATGATCGCCCGCACAATGGACCTGCTGGCCTGGCCTTCTACCGGCGCGGTGCTCTCGGGACCCCGCCGCGCCGGCCTGGCCGCCGCTGTCCGGTACCACACGGAACACGGGCACCTGAAGGCCCCGGTCGACTACACCGACGCCTACGGCTACCGCCTGGGAGCCTTCATCGCCGGCCAGCGCACCGCCCACCGCCGAAACACTCTCACCCCCGACTGGATCACAGAACTCGACGAGCTCGGCATGATCTGGGACGAGCACGAAGCCGCCTTCGAAGGCAACATGACCCTCATCGAGGCCTTCCACACAGAACACGGCCACCTCGCCATCCCCGCTCAGGATCCCGGCGGCCAGCTCCTCGTCGACCAACGCGGCCTCGCCCGCAAAGGCCAACTCCCCGAAACCCGCCATGCGCGCCTTACCGCCCTCGACGCCGACTGGCTTCTGCCCCACGGACCCGACTGGCACCGCAAGTACCACCTCCTGGCTCGACACCTCCAGACCGGAAACGATCCAGCGACTCTGCGCCGCGACACGGTAATTGACGGCGTGAAAGCTGGCGCCTGGCTGCAGCGCCAGCTCACCACCTGGAGCACTCTCGACGACGGCCAACGCCACCTCCTATCCCGCCTGGGCCTCACTCCTACGCACATCACCCTCACAACGAAAACGAGGGCGAAGAAGCCCACCACTCCCGCCAGACTCAACACCCCCAAGACCAGAAAGCGCCGCTCCTTCGAACAGACCGTCACACTGCTGCGCGCCTACGTGGAACGGCACGGCCGTCCTCCTGGTGCCCGGGAGGGGATCGACGTCGACGGAGAGCGAGTGATGATCGGCCCCTGGCTCTGCAAGATCCGCACTGCCCAGAAGAACGGTCAACTCTCCGAGAGCAGAAGCCAGTTGATTCAGAGCATCCTCAACGGAGTCAGCGTCATTCTTCCCGAAGAGGAGCGCCCTGGATTCTCAGAGATCCCGTAACTTTTTTGCCAACGATTCCACTAAGGAAGCACACTGGGAGTGCTACCGTGGAGATCTGATGGGGAAGCGGTTCGGGCTCCCGTTCCAACGCCCCCGACACGAGAACGACTTGCACCGCCTGCGAGCTCA from Streptomyces sp. NBC_01754 includes:
- a CDS encoding DEAD/DEAH box helicase; translated protein: MSTSPEPAAVTPQTTHAPRRTLRPDQQQAVDSGVRGLKRPGSRGHMVSACGTGKTLIALRTAEALDIRFLLVVVPSRDLIGQWAAAARADGRTEALMAVSSLNADKHPVLAETGASSTGSGEYLAYWLAQRAKKNERATVFVTLDSLVRIEEIQHSLFPAPAFDLTVIDEAHRTAGSWDKEWTMVHDSCRIRTERRLYLTATPYEWEAPRLAEAPDARPRPKRTASTVPAWESPSLIASMDDLKVFGPRLHTYSHAEAIEDGVLADYQLLVPTITDTDLRTVLTDPDRAHTGFTPTARRTTALHLAVLKAMTEHDLKHVIVYFQQVADAEDFARQFGHTLRTLPLDQRPSWTAKLSVSSINGNHTPHQRAQLLDRFANADRAVITNAQVLSEGIDLPAVDAIVFASRTESVRRIVQALGRALRKPPTTDVKMASLIIPAYIPPDSDPTDLLDTPFEALWLITAALRHHDQTIAARAPRKTTAHRLDEITHRLLTRRFRFDFTLDPSMIARTMDLLAWPSTGAVLSGPRRAGLAAAVRYHTEHGHLKAPVDYTDAYGYRLGAFIAGQRTAHRRNTLTPDWITELDELGMIWDEHEAAFEGNMTLIEAFHTEHGHLAIPAQDPGGQLLVDQRGLARKGQLPETRHARLTALDADWLLPHGPDWHRKYHLLARHLQTGNDPATLRRDTVIDGVKAGAWLQRQLTTWSTLDDGQRHLLSRLGLTPTHITLTTKTRAKKPTTPARLNTPKTRKRRSFEQTVTLLRAYVERHGRPPGAREGIDVDGERVMIGPWLCKIRTAQKNGQLSESRSQLIQSILNGVSVILPEEERPGFSEIP